One Picrophilus oshimae DSM 9789 genomic region harbors:
- a CDS encoding 3-isopropylmalate dehydratase large subunit codes for MKTAVEKIFSDKSGNDARAGDYVIANLDYVMVNDITGPIAIDAFNELGYKPLSDRIVVIPDHFVPPKDINSAIQYKKVKDFALKHNTHFYDLGRGGVCHQVMMEKGFAAPGRLIAGADSHTNTYGALSCVSVGIGSTEAGVIFGTGRMWFKVPETDLIRINGRPKKGVYGKDIILNVLSRIGNGGSAYKCMEFTGSTIDYLDINERMTMANMTTEAGAKCSFFNADEKTLDYIRNKTDDYKIYKDDENAEYSRIIDIDASEIEPSVAIPNSPDNVRPVSKVSERIDQAYIGSCTNGRIEDIRRAALILKDKKIDKNVRLMVVPASQEVYNQALKEGLVDIITDAGGYFAGTTCGACLGGYMGVLGPGETCISTTNRNFIGRMGDRTSRVYLANPEVVAASAIMGRIASPEEIQ; via the coding sequence ATGAAAACGGCAGTTGAGAAGATATTTAGTGATAAATCAGGCAATGATGCAAGGGCCGGCGATTATGTTATAGCCAATTTAGATTATGTTATGGTAAATGATATAACAGGCCCAATAGCAATTGACGCATTCAATGAACTTGGTTATAAACCATTAAGCGATAGAATCGTTGTTATACCTGATCACTTTGTACCACCAAAGGATATAAATTCTGCAATACAGTATAAAAAGGTAAAGGATTTTGCATTAAAGCATAACACACATTTTTATGATCTTGGCCGTGGAGGTGTGTGCCATCAGGTCATGATGGAAAAGGGCTTTGCTGCACCGGGCAGATTAATAGCAGGCGCGGATTCACATACAAACACCTATGGTGCACTATCATGCGTTTCAGTTGGCATAGGCAGCACGGAGGCCGGTGTCATCTTTGGAACAGGCAGGATGTGGTTTAAGGTTCCTGAGACAGATTTAATAAGAATAAATGGAAGACCAAAAAAGGGCGTCTATGGCAAGGATATAATATTAAACGTGCTTTCAAGGATAGGCAACGGTGGCTCTGCATACAAATGCATGGAGTTCACAGGCAGCACCATTGATTACCTTGATATAAATGAAAGAATGACCATGGCAAATATGACCACTGAGGCCGGTGCAAAATGCTCATTTTTTAATGCCGATGAAAAAACACTGGATTATATAAGAAATAAAACAGATGATTACAAAATATATAAAGATGATGAAAACGCAGAGTACTCAAGGATAATAGATATAGATGCCTCGGAAATAGAGCCATCTGTTGCGATTCCAAACTCACCGGATAATGTAAGACCCGTATCAAAGGTATCTGAAAGAATTGACCAGGCATATATAGGTTCATGCACCAATGGCAGGATAGAGGATATAAGAAGGGCGGCCCTGATATTAAAGGATAAAAAGATAGATAAAAATGTAAGGTTAATGGTCGTTCCCGCCAGTCAGGAGGTGTATAACCAGGCATTAAAAGAGGGGCTTGTTGATATTATAACTGATGCCGGTGGATATTTTGCAGGGACAACATGCGGTGCATGCCTTGGAGGCTACATGGGCGTTCTTGGCCCTGGAGAAACATGCATATCAACAACAAACAGAAACTTTATAGGAAGGATGGGTGACAGGACATCGAGAGTCTACCTGGCAAATCCAGAGGTTGTTGCCGCATCTGCAATAATGGGAAGAATAGCATCACCGGAGGAGATACAATGA
- a CDS encoding 3-isopropylmalate dehydratase small subunit, translating to MITGKAWILGDNIDTDQIIPARYLNTSEPEKLAPHFMEYTNPELASMINKGDIIVAGKNFGSGSSREHAVITIKALGVSCVIAESFARIFFRNAINNGLLLIEAKVNAKNGSIISIDMENGIIKTEDSSYRFRSYPDFIMNIVNAGGLINYVRSSKW from the coding sequence ATGATAACAGGAAAAGCATGGATTCTTGGTGATAATATAGATACAGATCAGATAATACCTGCAAGGTATTTAAATACATCAGAGCCTGAAAAGCTGGCACCGCATTTTATGGAATACACAAATCCAGAACTGGCATCAATGATAAATAAGGGAGATATTATAGTTGCTGGCAAAAACTTTGGTTCAGGTTCAAGCAGGGAGCATGCTGTTATAACAATAAAGGCGCTTGGCGTATCCTGTGTAATTGCCGAGAGTTTTGCAAGGATCTTTTTCAGGAATGCTATAAATAATGGTTTACTTCTCATAGAGGCAAAGGTAAACGCAAAAAATGGTTCAATAATATCAATAGATATGGAAAACGGCATAATAAAAACAGAGGATTCATCATACAGGTTTAGAAGTTACCCTGATTTTATAATGAACATAGTAAATGCAGGCGGGTTAATAAACTATGTGAGGTCATCAAAATGGTAG
- a CDS encoding isocitrate/isopropylmalate family dehydrogenase: MVDVALIPGDGIGREIMPGVAAAISSITGINFVTFDISSERYIKTGIIIKDDELEELKNYRAILFGAIGDPRVRPGIMEQGVILRLRRELELYMNIRPVRSFDDKIKITILRENTQDFYTDISGIIPGKRSFNVNGTRIEIDGSSCDEVYYTMGMLSYRYLKKFFNKAFSICDSTVTVTDKANAVKMYNLWRSTAMETAIEKNINISFEYADALAYNMILNPKKYRYIIAPNLYGDIISDMGAALVGGLGYAPSANIGDKNALFEPVHGSAPDIAGRDMANPAASIMAGSMLLEYLGYRDESRIINDMVRNLYINGVFNSERTSKIIERFMTITK; the protein is encoded by the coding sequence ATGGTAGATGTTGCACTAATACCAGGGGACGGCATAGGAAGGGAGATCATGCCAGGCGTTGCGGCGGCAATTTCATCAATAACCGGTATAAACTTTGTAACCTTTGATATATCATCAGAAAGATACATAAAAACAGGAATTATAATAAAGGACGACGAGCTTGAGGAATTAAAAAATTACAGGGCAATATTATTTGGTGCAATAGGTGATCCAAGGGTAAGACCCGGTATAATGGAGCAGGGCGTGATATTAAGGCTCAGGAGGGAGCTTGAATTATACATGAATATAAGGCCTGTAAGATCCTTCGATGATAAAATAAAAATAACAATATTAAGGGAGAATACGCAGGATTTTTACACAGATATAAGTGGAATAATACCGGGCAAAAGATCATTTAATGTAAACGGTACAAGAATAGAAATAGATGGTTCCTCATGTGATGAGGTTTACTACACGATGGGCATGCTATCATACAGATACCTAAAGAAATTCTTTAACAAAGCATTTTCAATTTGTGATTCAACAGTTACTGTAACCGACAAGGCAAACGCTGTAAAAATGTACAATCTCTGGAGATCAACGGCAATGGAAACCGCAATTGAAAAAAACATAAATATATCATTTGAGTATGCCGATGCACTTGCATATAATATGATATTAAATCCTAAAAAATACAGGTATATCATTGCACCAAACCTTTATGGTGATATAATATCTGATATGGGGGCCGCACTTGTGGGCGGTCTTGGATATGCACCATCAGCAAACATTGGCGATAAAAATGCCCTCTTTGAGCCTGTTCATGGCAGTGCACCTGATATTGCCGGAAGAGATATGGCAAATCCTGCCGCATCAATAATGGCAGGCTCAATGCTTCTTGAATACCTTGGCTACAGGGATGAATCAAGAATAATAAACGATATGGTAAGAAACCTTTACATTAATGGCGTATTTAATAGCGAAAGAACATCGAAGATTATTGAAAGATTTATGACAATAACTAAATAA
- a CDS encoding DUF3834 domain-containing protein: MKVIAAPGPVSYPIIAATMDIKDIDIEFSKEGMADVVLDSTVSLVKRNLNIDYVTIKGLSRVYPKIGYKIGMTRKGGAADVIFRAYIDISGKTVEIKYYNDMSSMMDALNSREIDTVVAPAMMSGGETLESYLGSVGVYVPGSCGAAVFNNSDDFIKAYNHGIDLIKNDPEKTADYILSKLPMKFPREFIIETMRNSELNVHKPDDYKKFSEIVRKYSE; encoded by the coding sequence ATGAAGGTTATAGCTGCACCCGGACCGGTATCATATCCAATAATAGCGGCCACGATGGATATAAAGGACATAGATATAGAATTCTCAAAGGAAGGAATGGCAGATGTGGTTCTTGATTCCACGGTTTCCCTTGTAAAAAGGAATCTTAACATAGACTATGTAACAATAAAAGGCCTTTCAAGGGTATATCCAAAGATTGGATATAAAATAGGAATGACAAGAAAAGGCGGTGCCGCGGACGTTATTTTCAGGGCCTACATAGACATCTCCGGCAAAACGGTCGAGATAAAGTATTATAACGATATGTCATCAATGATGGACGCATTGAACAGCAGGGAGATAGATACCGTTGTTGCCCCGGCAATGATGAGCGGTGGTGAGACACTTGAAAGTTATCTGGGCAGCGTTGGTGTTTATGTTCCAGGCAGCTGTGGTGCCGCAGTCTTTAACAACAGCGATGATTTTATAAAGGCTTACAACCATGGCATAGATTTAATAAAAAATGATCCTGAAAAAACAGCTGATTACATATTATCAAAGCTGCCAATGAAATTCCCAAGGGAGTTCATCATAGAAACAATGAGAAATTCAGAATTAAATGTGCATAAACCCGATGATTATAAAAAGTTCTCAGAGATAGTAAGGAAATACTCTGAATAA
- a CDS encoding regulator, which translates to MWNYIDNVFYAYPAERRVIQKMLNVGLSVRLIDGEPKIFCDDIEIKPNAIAKAYHVDRRVVVNMLKRIIDDETLYSFFSNLKSMANLSETGSRLGMGVIEITPEDANRPGIISGVIRIISDHGISIRQVVTDDPDLIENPKAFIITQGLIPSSLLNDIKRVSGVKAITIL; encoded by the coding sequence ATGTGGAATTACATAGATAATGTGTTTTACGCATATCCTGCTGAAAGACGTGTCATACAAAAGATGCTAAATGTCGGACTTAGCGTTAGATTAATAGACGGCGAGCCAAAGATCTTTTGTGATGACATAGAAATTAAGCCGAACGCCATTGCCAAGGCCTATCATGTCGACAGGCGCGTTGTTGTCAACATGCTGAAAAGGATTATTGATGATGAGACACTGTACTCATTTTTCAGTAATTTAAAATCCATGGCAAATTTATCTGAGACCGGAAGCAGGCTGGGCATGGGTGTCATAGAGATCACACCTGAGGATGCAAATAGGCCAGGAATAATCAGTGGTGTTATAAGAATAATATCAGATCATGGTATAAGCATAAGGCAGGTTGTAACCGATGATCCTGATCTTATTGAGAACCCAAAGGCATTTATTATAACACAGGGGTTAATACCATCATCGCTTCTAAATGATATAAAGAGGGTTTCTGGTGTAAAGGCCATAACAATTTTATAA